A section of the Hevea brasiliensis isolate MT/VB/25A 57/8 chromosome 17, ASM3005281v1, whole genome shotgun sequence genome encodes:
- the LOC131175295 gene encoding ABC transporter B family member 15-like, which translates to MVRTLVTDHLSLLAQAVSGAVLVVVLGMTLSRRLGLVAISLQPFINGAFHMKAITMRTMSKKIQKPQKKSSQLASEAVANQRIVTAFYSQKKVLKLFELAQISSKKGSQKQSWHAGFGLFIAQFLSAANAALMFWRIIAEPGSMTADLSKGTSALKSVFRILKRESKMNSYCEDGINPEKIRGDIEFREVHFFYPTRAVQMILKGLNLKIDAGNVVAVVGQSGSGKSTIIRLIERFYDTSNGLVEIDGIDIKCYNLRTLRSHMALVMIVSFQTEILSKFLC; encoded by the exons ATGGTTAGAACTCTTGTCACCGATCATTTATCATTGCTAGCTCAGGCAGTTTCGGGAGCGGTTTTGGTAGTTGTTTTGGGTATGACGTTATCACGGCGACTTGGGCTTGTAGCTATTTCTTTGCAACCATTTATCAATGGTGCCTTCCATATGAAAGCAATAACAATGCGAACCATGTCTAAGAAAATACAGAAACCACAGAAAAAGAGCAGTCAATTAGCAAGTGAAGCAGTTGCGAACCAAAGAATTGTTACAGCATTCTACTCCCAGAAAAAAGTTCTGAAATTGTTTGAGCTTGCACAGATTAGCTCCAAGAAAGGAAGCCAAAAGCAATCTTGGCATGCAGGATTCGGATTGTTTATCGCACAGTTCCTTAGTGCTGCAAATGCTGCTCTAATGTTCTG GAGGATTATAGCAGAGCCAGGAAGCATGACAGCAGATCTATCAAAAGGCACCAGTGCATTGAAGTCGGTTTTTAGGATTCTGAAAAGAGAGAGCAAAATGAACTCTTATTGTGAAGATGGAATCAATCCAGAAAAGATAAGAGGAGATATAGAGTTTAGGGAGGTTCATTTCTTCTACCCAACAAGAGCAGTACAAATGATTTTGAAGGGATTAAACCTGAAAATAGATGCTGGAAATGTTGTTGCTGTAGTTGGCCAAAGTGGGTCTGGAAAATCAACCATTATCAGATTGATTGAGAGATTCTATGACACATCAAATGGTTTAGTGGAAATCGATGGAATTGACATCAAATGCTATAATCTAAGGACTTTGAGGTCACACATGGCGTTGGTAATG ATTGTCAGCTTTCAGACTGAAATATTGTCTAAGTTCCTGTGTTGA